A DNA window from Zonotrichia albicollis isolate bZonAlb1 chromosome 2, bZonAlb1.hap1, whole genome shotgun sequence contains the following coding sequences:
- the LOC113458675 gene encoding uncharacterized protein C11orf87 homolog — MSAKLSKELRLSLPPCLLNRTSATLNTSSTCITQVGQLFQSFSSTLVLIVLVTLIFCLILLSLTTFHIHKRKMKKRKMQKAQEEYERDHCARSSSSSSQHPGTVVQGEAPQARDSRLGRPPQDSEIQRSCPSAAPSSQQAQACLDTAGVGLLQTVILS, encoded by the coding sequence ATGAGTGCCAAGCTCTCCAAAGAGTTGAGGCTGTCGCTGCCGCCTTGTCTTCTGAACAGGACATCTGCCACCTTAAATACCAGCAGCACCTGCATCACGCAAGTGGGTCAACTCTTTCAGTCCTTCTCATCCACCCTGGTTTTAATTGTCCTGGTCACCCTCATCTTCTGCCTGATCCTCCTCTCCCTCACCACCTTCCACATCCACaagaggaagatgaagaagCGGAAAATGCAAAAGGCTCAGGAGGAGTATGAACGGGATCACTGTGCCCgcagcagcagtagcagcagccagcaccctgggacagtggtgCAGGGAGAGGCGCCCCAAGCAAGAGACAGCCGACTGGGAAGACCCCCCCAGGACTCGGAGATCCAGCGCTCCTGTCCCTCGGCAGCCCCCAGCTCTCAGCAAGCACAGGCTTGTTTGGACACAGCTGGCGTGGGGCTCCTGCAGACGGTGATTTTGTCATGA